Within the Vibrio tasmaniensis genome, the region AATGTTATTGAATGAGTTCAGTAAGCGATTTTGTATCTTCGGAAACGAAGGTAGTGAAGGCTTTATCGTCAAGATTGTGGATAGTCATTGCGCCTTTTGCCATGAAAGACTTGAACTCTTCACTGGCCATTGCTTGATCAAATGCAGCTCCTAGTTTCTCGATTACTGCATCGGGTGTATCTTTCGGAGCACCAATACCACGCCATGTTCCTGTTACTACATCAATGCCTTGCTCTTTCAAAGTTGGAACATCGGGAATGTACTGAATACGTTCTTCTGACATGACACCCAATGCTTTTAGTTGGCCTGAACGAAGCTGAGCGATAGCCTCACCCGGTGTTACCATGGTTACGTCTGTATGGTGGCCCAGTACTGCAGGAATCGCTTCAGAAGCACCGTTGTAAGGGATAGCGTTGAGTTTAATGTCTTGGTCTTTTTCAAGAGACATTAAGTAGAAGTTTGGCGCAGCGGTTGAAGCAAATTTCACGCTGCCTGGATTTTCTTTGGCTTCCTTAATCAGATCATTAATGGTGTTGTATGGGCTATCTGCTGCAACCAATACAACCGCCGGGTCAAGGTTGACTAAGCGAATGAGCCTAAAATCGTCGGCGGTGTGACGCATCAAACCCATTTGAGGAAGTGAAGCGATTTCACGAGTTACAACTGTTAACGTGTAACCATCCGCACGCTGTTGAGCACCAAAGCTCATCCCAACGGCGCCAGCACCACCCGTACGGTTCATGATTGAAATGTTTTGTCCCAAAATGTCTTTCGCACTATTTGCAAGGGTACGACCAACGGCATCGGTACCGCCGCCCGCGCCAAATGGGACAACTAGACGAATGTTCTTGCTCGGGTAGTCAGCTGCAATCGACGTTGCAGAAACAAGTATGCCGGCTGCCAGCATGATGGATTTCAATAATTTACTCATAGTAAGTTCCTTCTGTTTCTAATTATTAGCGATATGTTTTTGTAGGGTTTTCTGCTTTTTCTGTTTGGTATTCGTGCATGGCTAGCTGTTCAATAGCCACCGCTATCCAGCCACTGATCAGCATGTCATACCATTGTTGTACGCCACTGCAGGCAACAACCACGTTTCCGTAAACAAACGAACCATAAAACAGTAAGTCTTCGTCACGTAATGAAGATGGGTGTTGAGAATGAAGTGTTAGATTACTTGTCGATTCTCGCCATGCTTGCTGAGCTTTCTTACGAGCAAGGTGATCAAACTTGATAGTCCAGCTATCAGGGGTTCCTAAAGACTCTTCATAAAGAATGGCGTCTTGGAAAGAGGCTTCCCAAGGCTTGAGATGTGGATTCATAACGACAATATGCAGTTCTTTTCTATTGGTTCTTTCAAACAGCTTGTCGATAGAGGGTTTAACGATATCGATAGCGTCTTGAGTGATATCTTTCATTGAGCGCATGCCACTTGTCCTTATGTCTGGTTAGATATATAGAATATTGTATGACAATTTTTCTTCAATTGATGAAGCTCTGGAAGTCGCTTTCGATCACAAGTAGAAGTCTCCTAAATAGACTTCAGTCTTGTTTTAACCATGATGTTAAGAAATTAGTGTGATGTTGGTCTTTTTAAGGCGTGATATGAATAGGTGTCGTTTCAGTTCGATTGCGGCTGATTATCAGAGTGTGCATATCAGTGCTTATTGGCGTG harbors:
- a CDS encoding tripartite tricarboxylate transporter substrate binding protein, producing MSKLLKSIMLAAGILVSATSIAADYPSKNIRLVVPFGAGGGTDAVGRTLANSAKDILGQNISIMNRTGGAGAVGMSFGAQQRADGYTLTVVTREIASLPQMGLMRHTADDFRLIRLVNLDPAVVLVAADSPYNTINDLIKEAKENPGSVKFASTAAPNFYLMSLEKDQDIKLNAIPYNGASEAIPAVLGHHTDVTMVTPGEAIAQLRSGQLKALGVMSEERIQYIPDVPTLKEQGIDVVTGTWRGIGAPKDTPDAVIEKLGAAFDQAMASEEFKSFMAKGAMTIHNLDDKAFTTFVSEDTKSLTELIQ